The following proteins are encoded in a genomic region of Streptomyces sp. NBC_01723:
- a CDS encoding TIGR04222 domain-containing membrane protein produces the protein MFWVLFLLSAWAVAGLACLRLCLAAVRAAAVAPRTPAREHALTLYEAAFLSGGPRRVADLTLVSMARQRRLLLAHTGWATVVDPCGRDDMERSVIGAIGPEGQSRIAPVRATAATADPVRGLADRLVGAGLAVPDGGSDGVAAGVRRVRVAAVAVCALAVAALALPLPAHEPRTLIALWFALPLALTLGCLAITRMEIHPYSRWASPAGQRLIGTLVQHADGTADERTYLTSVAVRGVHAIGEPDLRAAFAHREAYTEGYRGRRF, from the coding sequence ATGTTCTGGGTCCTTTTCCTCCTGTCGGCCTGGGCCGTCGCCGGCCTCGCGTGTCTGCGGCTGTGTCTGGCCGCCGTGCGCGCGGCGGCCGTCGCCCCGCGCACCCCCGCGCGGGAGCACGCGCTGACGCTGTACGAGGCGGCGTTCCTGTCCGGCGGACCGCGGCGGGTGGCCGACCTGACGCTGGTCTCGATGGCCCGCCAGCGCCGGCTGCTGCTCGCGCACACCGGCTGGGCGACGGTCGTGGACCCGTGCGGACGCGACGACATGGAGCGGTCGGTCATCGGGGCGATAGGGCCCGAGGGGCAGTCCCGGATAGCCCCGGTCCGGGCCACCGCCGCCACGGCCGACCCGGTACGGGGCCTGGCCGACCGGCTGGTCGGCGCCGGTCTCGCCGTACCGGACGGCGGCTCCGACGGCGTCGCGGCCGGGGTGCGGCGGGTACGGGTCGCGGCGGTGGCCGTGTGCGCGCTGGCCGTCGCCGCGCTGGCGCTGCCCCTGCCCGCGCACGAGCCGCGCACGCTGATCGCGCTGTGGTTCGCCCTGCCGCTCGCCCTGACCCTGGGGTGCCTCGCCATCACGCGGATGGAGATCCACCCGTACTCCCGCTGGGCCTCCCCCGCCGGGCAGCGGCTGATCGGCACCCTCGTCCAGCACGCCGACGGCACCGCCGACGAGCGCACCTACCTCACCTCCGTCGCCGTGCGCGGCGTGCACGCGATCGGCGAGCCGGACCTGCGCGCGGCCTTCGCCCACCGCGAGGCGTACACCGAGGGGTACCGCGGGCGCCGGTTCTGA
- a CDS encoding DUF692 domain-containing protein, which translates to MRRLGTGIGWRPEIADAVERMPGIDWVEAVSENLCPGHLPESLLRLRERGVTVVPHGVSLGLGGAERPDAGRLAALAGRAEALGSPLVTEHIAFVRAGGALTASPHLEAGHLLPVPRTRDALDVLCENVRIAQDALPVPLAVENIAALVAWPDEELTEGQFLYELADRTGARLLIDVANLHTNHVNIGADPAEALGELPLEAIAYVHVAGGFERDGVWHDSHAHPVPRPVLDILTDLASRVAPPGVLLERDENFPGAGELAAEVAAIRDAVARGRAESGEPAGREASVARAAPPEANAADHAVRQRLGLAQAALLSALVAGAPAPEGFDRVRLGVQARALAGKRADVVAKVAPELPVILGPAYRPAFLAYARGCPMGAGYRRDALDFAERLLSADAGPAAEDAGVRRELREWWLERSGPVPRSRRPGVRWARATRRVLLRR; encoded by the coding sequence ATGCGACGACTGGGAACCGGCATCGGGTGGCGTCCGGAGATCGCGGACGCCGTGGAGCGGATGCCCGGCATCGACTGGGTCGAGGCCGTGTCCGAGAACCTCTGTCCCGGGCATCTGCCGGAATCGCTGCTGCGGCTGCGCGAGCGCGGGGTGACCGTCGTGCCGCACGGTGTCTCGCTCGGTCTGGGCGGCGCCGAACGGCCGGACGCGGGGCGGCTGGCGGCGCTGGCCGGCCGCGCGGAGGCGCTCGGATCGCCGCTGGTCACCGAGCACATCGCGTTCGTCCGCGCGGGCGGCGCGCTGACCGCCTCCCCGCACCTGGAGGCCGGGCACCTGCTGCCCGTACCGCGCACCCGCGACGCGCTCGACGTGCTGTGCGAGAACGTGCGCATCGCACAGGACGCGCTGCCCGTGCCGCTCGCCGTGGAGAACATCGCCGCGCTCGTCGCCTGGCCGGACGAGGAGCTGACGGAGGGGCAGTTCCTGTACGAGCTGGCCGACCGGACCGGGGCGCGGCTGCTGATCGACGTGGCGAACCTGCACACCAACCACGTGAACATCGGGGCGGACCCGGCCGAGGCGCTCGGCGAACTGCCCCTGGAGGCCATCGCCTACGTCCATGTCGCGGGCGGCTTCGAACGGGACGGCGTCTGGCACGACAGCCACGCCCACCCCGTCCCGCGGCCCGTGCTCGACATCCTCACCGACCTCGCCTCGCGGGTGGCACCGCCGGGCGTCCTGCTGGAGCGGGACGAGAACTTTCCCGGCGCGGGCGAGCTGGCGGCGGAGGTCGCGGCGATCCGCGACGCCGTCGCGCGGGGGCGGGCGGAGAGCGGGGAGCCCGCCGGTCGGGAGGCGTCCGTGGCACGAGCGGCCCCGCCCGAGGCGAACGCGGCGGACCACGCCGTACGGCAGCGGCTCGGCCTGGCGCAGGCCGCGCTGCTGTCCGCGCTGGTCGCGGGGGCGCCGGCGCCCGAGGGGTTCGACCGGGTGCGACTGGGCGTGCAGGCGCGGGCGCTCGCCGGGAAGCGGGCGGACGTGGTCGCGAAGGTGGCGCCCGAACTGCCGGTGATCCTCGGCCCGGCGTACCGGCCGGCGTTCCTCGCCTACGCGCGGGGGTGCCCGATGGGCGCGGGCTACCGGCGGGACGCCCTCGACTTCGCCGAGCGGCTGCTGAGCGCGGACGCGGGGCCCGCGGCGGAGGACGCCGGTGTGCGGCGGGAGTTGCGGGAGTGGTGGCTGGAGCGCTCGGGGCCGGTGCCGCGGTCGAGGCGGCCGGGGGTGCGGTGGGCGCGTGCGACCAGGCGGGTCCTGCTGCGTCGCTGA
- a CDS encoding helix-turn-helix domain-containing protein, which translates to MSTEHTRLVAALRELRARAGLSLAALAERTPYSKSSWERYLNGKSLPPRQAVRELCRLADEPDGRLLVLREIAESHWSGRAVATAPAASPDESTRPRPQELPPPDGTRRRRLRRSRLLVVLAAAYTVVVGGVAALLFLLLPDSEAREAESLPASVPFSFAPLCRGAACEGQDPMRLICGVGPDTLASYRTATGAHVELRHSEKCGASWARTWATEIGDRVDVTAGGPTHGVRIRNKDDAATFVYTEMTEVHPGSTVRACFRPASADGERECFEARVGAATTTADPSSPQ; encoded by the coding sequence GTGAGCACGGAACACACCCGGCTGGTAGCGGCGTTGCGGGAACTGCGGGCCCGCGCGGGCCTGAGCCTGGCGGCGCTGGCGGAGCGCACGCCGTACAGCAAGTCCTCCTGGGAGCGCTACCTCAACGGCAAGAGCCTGCCTCCCCGACAGGCCGTACGGGAACTGTGCAGGCTCGCGGACGAACCAGACGGGCGGCTGCTCGTGCTCCGTGAGATCGCCGAGTCGCACTGGAGCGGACGCGCGGTGGCCACCGCACCCGCCGCTTCCCCGGACGAGTCGACGCGGCCGCGTCCCCAGGAGCTGCCACCGCCCGACGGGACCCGGCGGCGGCGACTTCGCCGAAGCAGGCTCCTGGTGGTGCTGGCGGCGGCCTACACCGTGGTCGTGGGCGGTGTCGCGGCCCTGCTGTTCCTCCTGTTGCCGGACTCGGAGGCGCGGGAGGCCGAGTCGCTGCCGGCCTCCGTGCCGTTCTCCTTCGCTCCCCTGTGCCGGGGAGCGGCCTGCGAGGGCCAGGACCCGATGCGCCTGATCTGCGGGGTCGGCCCCGACACCCTCGCCTCGTACCGCACGGCCACCGGCGCCCACGTCGAACTGCGCCACAGTGAGAAGTGCGGTGCGAGCTGGGCCCGGACCTGGGCGACCGAGATCGGCGACCGGGTGGACGTCACGGCGGGCGGCCCGACCCACGGCGTGCGCATCAGGAACAAGGACGACGCGGCGACCTTCGTCTACACCGAGATGACCGAGGTGCACCCCGGTAGCACCGTACGGGCCTGCTTCCGGCCCGCGTCGGCCGACGGCGAACGGGAGTGCTTCGAGGCCCGCGTGGGCGCGGCCACCACAACGGCCGACCCATCCTCACCTCAGTAA
- a CDS encoding peptidoglycan-binding protein has translation MSRWKALPAELHPHVHQLIVRLRRLKDHSELSTRQLAVKTGYSARSWQRYLNGRSLPPLEAVEAIARIGRDDPARLLVMHEIAAQRWAEGRTAGTATPEDSSATPDHTPTERQPYGRLLRVAAAAGAVVTVLSVSVALLLAVRLTEARAQLAHDRADAEVTAPATVSESLVPVIYTCRLERRGARWYAGLSSTTDILLSNTQVGLEVAEAQCLLRRAGTAPGDIDGIFGPKTRRAVERMQKRNGLIVNGVVDPPTWQALRKAAPE, from the coding sequence GTGTCGCGCTGGAAGGCACTGCCCGCAGAACTGCATCCGCACGTTCACCAGCTGATCGTGCGCCTGCGCAGGCTGAAGGACCACAGCGAACTGAGCACGCGGCAACTGGCCGTGAAGACCGGATACAGCGCGAGGTCGTGGCAGCGCTATCTGAACGGCAGGTCCCTGCCGCCCCTGGAAGCCGTCGAGGCGATAGCCCGCATCGGCCGTGACGATCCGGCCCGGCTGCTGGTGATGCACGAGATCGCCGCCCAACGCTGGGCGGAGGGGCGGACGGCCGGCACGGCAACCCCCGAGGACTCCTCCGCGACACCGGACCACACCCCCACCGAACGGCAGCCCTACGGACGCCTTCTGCGCGTGGCGGCCGCGGCGGGAGCCGTGGTCACGGTGCTGTCCGTCTCCGTGGCCCTCCTGCTGGCCGTTCGGCTCACCGAGGCCCGCGCCCAGCTCGCGCACGACCGCGCCGACGCCGAGGTGACGGCCCCGGCCACCGTGTCGGAGTCCTTGGTGCCGGTCATCTACACCTGTCGGCTGGAGCGGCGTGGCGCCCGCTGGTACGCGGGCCTGAGCAGCACCACGGACATCCTCCTGTCCAACACCCAGGTGGGGCTCGAAGTGGCCGAGGCCCAGTGCCTGCTGCGCCGCGCGGGTACCGCGCCGGGAGACATCGACGGCATCTTCGGCCCGAAGACGCGGCGAGCGGTCGAACGCATGCAGAAGCGGAACGGACTGATCGTGAACGGAGTCGTCGACCCGCCGACCTGGCAGGCACTACGCAAGGCGGCGCCCGAGTGA
- a CDS encoding peptidoglycan-binding protein, protein MRALTKTLVGVTAAVGIAAGSLATAGTAMADTSPAPRSAVAASPAAVAAYNNLGLTKNQATGVQCFLNTSPTVNLDEDGYLGPKSWEAMQEFLNRSWGRNLVTDGIVGPATIKGLQYFLKHGNWGYTGKIDGIAGEGTRAAFARFGQATAKQFC, encoded by the coding sequence ATGCGAGCACTCACCAAGACACTGGTCGGAGTCACCGCCGCGGTCGGTATCGCCGCCGGCAGCCTCGCCACCGCGGGCACGGCCATGGCGGACACCTCACCCGCCCCGAGGTCGGCGGTCGCGGCCTCGCCCGCGGCGGTGGCCGCGTACAACAACCTCGGCCTCACCAAGAACCAGGCCACCGGCGTCCAGTGCTTCCTGAACACCTCGCCCACCGTCAACCTTGACGAGGACGGGTACCTCGGCCCGAAGAGCTGGGAGGCGATGCAGGAGTTCCTCAACAGGAGTTGGGGCCGGAACCTCGTGACAGACGGCATCGTCGGCCCGGCCACGATCAAGGGGCTCCAGTACTTCCTCAAGCACGGCAACTGGGGGTACACCGGCAAGATCGACGGTATCGCCGGCGAGGGAACGCGTGCGGCGTTCGCCAGGTTCGGTCAGGCGACCGCGAAGCAGTTCTGCTAG
- a CDS encoding GNAT family N-acetyltransferase, producing the protein MSIDVRPASVFEDVRAVLGPKSPGANVCWCLSYRVPSKVNKELRGPARGAYVAELCRTAPPPGVLAHDGDEPVGWAAVAPRADTSFARNRKIPHVDDLPVWSLWCVRVRPGHRKRGISHALIAGAVEFARSQGAPAIEAYPLDNGDARVDLTMAYAGLRRNFERAGFVHAADTTSVPAGHPRVLMRLDLR; encoded by the coding sequence ATGAGCATCGACGTACGCCCGGCCTCGGTCTTCGAGGACGTGCGCGCGGTGCTCGGCCCCAAGTCGCCCGGAGCCAACGTCTGCTGGTGCCTGAGCTACCGCGTCCCCTCCAAGGTCAACAAGGAGCTGCGCGGCCCGGCCCGCGGCGCGTACGTCGCCGAGCTGTGCCGGACGGCCCCGCCTCCCGGGGTGCTCGCCCACGACGGGGACGAGCCGGTCGGCTGGGCCGCCGTGGCGCCGCGCGCGGACACCTCCTTCGCCCGCAACCGCAAGATCCCGCACGTGGACGACCTGCCGGTCTGGTCGTTGTGGTGTGTCCGCGTGCGGCCCGGTCACCGGAAGCGGGGGATCTCGCACGCCCTGATCGCCGGGGCCGTGGAATTCGCCCGCTCGCAGGGTGCTCCCGCGATCGAGGCGTACCCGCTGGACAACGGGGACGCCCGGGTCGACCTGACGATGGCGTACGCCGGGCTCCGGCGGAACTTCGAGCGTGCCGGGTTCGTCCACGCCGCCGACACCACCTCCGTGCCGGCCGGACACCCGCGCGTCCTGATGCGGCTCGACCTGCGCTGA
- a CDS encoding alpha/beta fold hydrolase has product MPNSSAHADLDGLEMYYEIHGTGRDGTRRPLVLLHGGVLTVGLSFGALLPALAAGRHIVAPELQGHGHTADIERAITVPNLAGDVVALLDALGIERADLLGFSLGGLTALEVAVRHPARVGRLVLAATQYTQGGYREEVRTPDYDSPLLPSEADFQEMADAYAAAAPHPEHFQDFVDKCSQAAHGPLPWSADDLRGLTAPTLLVVGDRDFVRVEHAAEMRELIPDARLAVLPDTTHMTLMRRTALLVPLLEEFLGTGRAPEASSRAA; this is encoded by the coding sequence GTGCCGAACAGTTCCGCCCACGCCGACCTCGACGGCCTGGAGATGTACTACGAGATCCACGGCACCGGCCGGGACGGCACCCGGCGTCCGCTGGTCCTGCTGCACGGCGGTGTCCTCACCGTCGGACTGAGCTTCGGCGCCCTGCTGCCCGCGCTCGCCGCCGGCCGGCACATCGTGGCCCCCGAGTTGCAGGGGCACGGCCACACCGCCGACATCGAGCGCGCCATCACCGTGCCCAACCTGGCGGGTGACGTGGTCGCCCTGCTCGACGCGCTCGGCATCGAGCGGGCCGACCTGCTCGGGTTCAGCCTGGGCGGGCTGACCGCGCTGGAGGTCGCCGTCAGGCACCCCGCGCGGGTGGGACGACTCGTGCTCGCCGCCACGCAGTACACCCAGGGCGGCTACCGCGAGGAGGTCCGCACCCCCGACTACGACTCACCGCTGCTGCCCAGCGAGGCCGACTTCCAGGAGATGGCCGACGCCTACGCGGCCGCCGCTCCGCACCCCGAGCACTTCCAGGACTTCGTCGACAAGTGCTCGCAGGCCGCCCACGGCCCGCTGCCCTGGAGCGCCGACGACCTGCGCGGGCTGACGGCACCCACGCTGCTGGTCGTCGGGGACCGCGACTTCGTGCGCGTGGAGCACGCCGCCGAGATGCGGGAGCTGATCCCCGACGCGCGCCTCGCCGTCCTCCCCGACACCACCCACATGACGCTGATGCGGCGCACGGCCCTGCTCGTGCCGCTCCTGGAGGAGTTCCTGGGCACCGGGCGGGCGCCGGAGGCGTCGTCCCGTGCGGCGTGA
- a CDS encoding helix-turn-helix domain-containing protein, producing the protein MLRIHFTGQDLENIRLARGPDPLWEIVCSVCRLQTREGALAFDPWRRQVRARLLRDGTARRAALALRGLVPFGAYFPDFLTPPVEGHHVTLRDGVERVLATPRGRLRHELALLAASGARPVPGAAALARGDVTALGELGGGLRAYDEALLEPVRDRIGSAVGADLAWRTRALVTGGTAALLATFRPVAVWRPPVLEVDYPVRRDLHLEGRGLLLVPSYFCWRRPITLVDADQSPVLVYPADKTVVPAPLTGFAALTALVGPTRAALLHEAAGRACGTTSELAAAVGISLPSGSQQLAVLREAGLLTTRRAGKYVLHSVTALGLRLLGDDLAGSEQWCANGTRARNLPVQETATEGIP; encoded by the coding sequence TTGCTGCGGATCCACTTCACCGGACAGGACCTGGAGAACATCAGACTGGCGCGCGGCCCCGATCCGCTGTGGGAGATCGTGTGCAGCGTCTGCCGCCTCCAGACACGGGAGGGCGCGCTCGCCTTCGACCCGTGGCGGCGGCAGGTCAGGGCCCGGCTGCTGCGCGACGGCACGGCCCGCCGGGCCGCGCTGGCGCTGCGTGGCCTGGTGCCGTTCGGCGCGTACTTCCCGGACTTCCTCACCCCGCCCGTAGAGGGCCACCACGTGACCCTGCGGGACGGCGTCGAACGGGTGCTCGCCACCCCGCGCGGCCGCCTCCGGCACGAGCTGGCCCTGCTGGCCGCGTCCGGCGCGCGGCCGGTCCCGGGCGCGGCGGCACTGGCCCGGGGCGACGTGACGGCGCTCGGAGAGCTGGGCGGCGGCCTGCGCGCCTACGACGAGGCGTTGCTCGAACCCGTGCGCGACCGGATCGGGTCGGCCGTGGGCGCCGACCTCGCCTGGCGCACCCGCGCCCTGGTGACCGGCGGGACGGCCGCCCTGCTGGCCACCTTCCGGCCGGTGGCGGTGTGGCGGCCACCGGTGCTCGAAGTGGACTATCCGGTCCGGCGCGACCTGCACCTGGAGGGGCGTGGGCTGCTGCTCGTGCCCTCGTACTTCTGCTGGCGGCGGCCGATCACCCTGGTCGACGCGGACCAGAGCCCCGTGCTGGTCTACCCGGCGGACAAGACGGTCGTCCCGGCGCCGCTCACCGGGTTCGCCGCGCTCACCGCCCTGGTGGGCCCCACCCGGGCCGCGCTGCTCCACGAGGCGGCCGGACGCGCGTGCGGGACGACGTCCGAGCTGGCGGCGGCGGTCGGCATCTCGCTGCCCAGCGGCAGCCAGCAGCTGGCGGTGCTGCGGGAGGCGGGCCTGCTCACGACGCGCCGGGCCGGCAAGTACGTCCTGCACTCGGTGACCGCCCTGGGTCTGCGGCTGCTCGGCGACGATTTGGCTGGGTCCGAACAGTGGTGCGCGAACGGCACCCGCGCCAGGAACCTGCCGGTGCAGGAAACCGCAACGGAGGGAATCCCATGA
- a CDS encoding peptidyl-tRNA hydrolase: protein MSNEATTPVPDSPFRPEPGDRDLAPQFVLPLVVRIERVAPPARTDALETAARAVLVMLGDERSAGDGEWAQAVRDWQDARIRKVVRRARGAEWRRAEALPGITVAGGSAEVRVFPPVPLDGWPKDLARLQVSGTDLEDPEPPVEADLSAPVLWMNPDLDMSAGKAMAQAGHGAQLAWWELDAGARAAWRAAGYPLAVRTPDPARWSGLTTSGLPVVRDAGFTEIAPGSCTVVADHPALPGATTRS, encoded by the coding sequence GTGAGCAACGAAGCGACGACGCCCGTCCCCGACAGCCCCTTCCGTCCCGAACCCGGCGACCGCGATCTCGCGCCGCAGTTCGTCCTGCCGCTGGTGGTGCGCATCGAGCGGGTGGCGCCGCCGGCCCGTACCGACGCGCTGGAGACCGCGGCCCGGGCGGTGCTGGTGATGCTCGGCGACGAGCGGTCGGCCGGCGACGGCGAGTGGGCGCAGGCGGTGCGGGACTGGCAGGACGCGCGCATCCGCAAGGTGGTGCGCCGGGCCCGCGGCGCCGAGTGGCGGCGGGCCGAGGCGCTGCCCGGCATCACGGTCGCCGGCGGGTCGGCGGAGGTCCGGGTCTTTCCCCCGGTCCCGCTGGACGGCTGGCCGAAGGACCTGGCCCGTCTCCAGGTCTCCGGCACCGACCTCGAGGATCCGGAGCCGCCGGTCGAGGCCGACCTCTCGGCGCCGGTGCTCTGGATGAACCCGGACCTGGACATGTCGGCGGGCAAGGCCATGGCCCAGGCGGGCCACGGCGCCCAGCTCGCCTGGTGGGAGCTGGACGCCGGGGCGCGGGCGGCGTGGCGGGCGGCGGGCTACCCGCTGGCCGTGCGCACGCCGGATCCCGCCCGCTGGAGCGGCCTGACCACGAGTGGCCTGCCGGTGGTCCGCGACGCCGGGTTCACGGAGATCGCGCCGGGCTCGTGCACGGTGGTCGCGGACCACCCGGCGCTGCCTGGTGCTACGACTCGATCTTGA
- a CDS encoding polysaccharide deacetylase family protein: MITLVRRATALCVLGAALAACGTSESPRAPRPAPSAPSTAPSKPSRPPTLAPGPAGLTPVFEHGSRTAGKTVALTFDADMTADQGPRAASGERFDNPGLIATLRRLKVPATVFMTGRWAEEYPDAARSIGRDPRFEIANHSYSHYAYTDDCYGLPTVARDRMRSDLERAYTSFRKAGVRDAMPYFRFPGGCYDEAARRELTAAGVTAVQWDVVSGDAFATDADAVARQVLDGVRPGSVVVMHCTRSAAPVTERAVRTIVPELRERGYRFVKVSELIGTAHGRA, encoded by the coding sequence GTGATCACTCTCGTACGTCGTGCCACCGCCCTCTGCGTGCTGGGCGCCGCCCTCGCCGCCTGCGGAACCTCCGAGTCCCCGCGGGCGCCCCGACCGGCGCCCAGCGCGCCCTCCACCGCCCCGTCGAAACCCTCCCGGCCACCGACGCTCGCGCCCGGCCCGGCCGGTCTGACCCCCGTCTTCGAACACGGCTCGCGCACCGCCGGCAAGACGGTCGCGCTCACCTTCGACGCCGACATGACCGCCGACCAGGGGCCCCGGGCGGCGTCGGGTGAGCGTTTCGACAATCCCGGGCTGATCGCGACGCTGCGGCGGCTGAAGGTGCCGGCCACGGTGTTCATGACCGGCCGGTGGGCCGAGGAGTACCCGGACGCGGCCCGGTCCATCGGCCGGGACCCGCGGTTCGAGATCGCCAACCACTCCTACAGCCACTACGCCTACACCGACGACTGCTACGGACTGCCGACCGTGGCCCGGGACCGGATGCGCTCGGACCTGGAGCGGGCGTACACGTCGTTCCGGAAGGCCGGGGTCCGGGACGCGATGCCCTACTTCCGCTTTCCCGGCGGCTGCTACGACGAGGCGGCCCGCAGGGAGCTGACCGCCGCCGGTGTCACCGCCGTGCAGTGGGACGTGGTGAGCGGGGACGCCTTCGCGACCGACGCCGACGCGGTGGCCCGGCAGGTGCTGGACGGGGTGCGGCCGGGGTCGGTGGTCGTCATGCACTGCACACGCAGCGCCGCCCCGGTGACCGAGCGGGCGGTCCGGACGATCGTGCCCGAACTGCGCGAGAGGGGCTACCGCTTCGTGAAGGTCTCGGAGCTGATCGGCACCGCGCACGGCCGCGCCTGA
- a CDS encoding PhoX family protein: MTMSSNEATRRQVLARTGALGAGIAFTGALSELFAGTAAAQTLGHTGYGPLVPDPDALLDLPRGFRYRVLSREGDRLRSGEGPVPSNHDGMAAFPGRHGGVHLVRNHENREDGRVPVPTVKGLTYDPEGKGGCTALALDSRNRVLSERVAIAGTAVNCAGGPTPWHTWLTCEETEDKAGTNGYTKDHGFIFEVDPVDPHRTGAVPLTAMGRFQHEAIAVDPRRGVVYETEDAFERPFGLFYRFLPEKPLGGRGSLRAGGRLQAMRVPGVPDLSSIQETGAEFDGIEWVDVPDPLATGTPIRFQDFGRGGITHAQKLEGCYWGGRCVYFVSSFAHSDEGSAADHYGQIWRYDPERRRLTLVIVFGPDTDVQLPGESPDNICLAPSGGLMVCEDGGGAQHVFGVTRRGEVYAMARGAQNIGTPEAPEWGEFAGVTFSPDGDTMYVNCYTPGTTFAVTGPWRG, translated from the coding sequence ATGACCATGTCCAGCAACGAGGCGACCCGACGTCAGGTACTCGCCCGCACGGGAGCCCTGGGCGCAGGCATCGCCTTCACCGGGGCCCTCTCCGAACTCTTCGCCGGCACCGCCGCGGCCCAGACCCTGGGCCACACCGGCTACGGCCCCCTGGTGCCCGACCCCGACGCCCTGCTCGACCTGCCCAGGGGCTTCCGCTACCGGGTACTGTCCCGCGAGGGCGACCGGCTGCGCTCCGGCGAGGGCCCGGTGCCCTCCAACCACGACGGCATGGCCGCCTTCCCGGGCCGGCACGGCGGGGTCCACCTGGTCCGCAACCACGAGAACCGCGAGGACGGCCGCGTCCCGGTCCCGACGGTCAAGGGCCTGACCTACGACCCCGAGGGCAAGGGCGGCTGTACGGCGCTGGCGCTGGACTCCCGCAACCGCGTGCTGTCCGAGCGGGTCGCGATCGCCGGTACGGCCGTCAACTGCGCGGGCGGGCCCACGCCCTGGCACACCTGGCTGACCTGCGAGGAGACCGAGGACAAGGCCGGCACCAACGGCTACACGAAGGACCACGGCTTCATCTTCGAGGTCGACCCGGTCGACCCGCACCGCACCGGCGCGGTACCGCTGACCGCGATGGGCCGCTTCCAGCACGAGGCGATCGCCGTGGACCCGCGGCGCGGCGTCGTGTACGAGACGGAGGACGCGTTCGAGCGGCCGTTCGGACTGTTCTACCGGTTCCTGCCCGAGAAGCCGCTCGGCGGCCGGGGTTCACTGCGGGCGGGCGGCAGGCTCCAGGCGATGCGGGTGCCCGGCGTGCCCGACCTGTCCTCGATCCAGGAGACGGGCGCCGAATTCGACGGCATCGAGTGGGTGGACGTACCCGACCCGCTGGCCACCGGGACGCCGATCCGCTTCCAGGACTTCGGCCGGGGCGGCATCACCCACGCGCAGAAGCTGGAGGGCTGCTACTGGGGCGGGCGGTGCGTGTACTTCGTGTCGTCCTTCGCCCACAGCGACGAGGGCTCGGCCGCCGACCACTACGGGCAGATCTGGCGCTACGACCCCGAACGGCGCCGCCTGACCCTGGTGATCGTCTTCGGTCCGGACACCGACGTGCAGCTGCCGGGCGAGTCCCCGGACAACATCTGCCTGGCTCCCAGCGGCGGCCTGATGGTCTGCGAGGACGGCGGGGGCGCCCAGCACGTGTTCGGGGTGACCCGGCGCGGCGAGGTGTACGCGATGGCCCGGGGCGCCCAGAACATCGGGACGCCCGAGGCGCCGGAGTGGGGCGAGTTCGCGGGGGTCACCTTCTCCCCCGACGGCGACACGATGTACGTCAACTGCTACACACCCGGCACCACCTTCGCGGTCACGGGTCCCTGGCGCGGGTAG
- a CDS encoding slipin family protein gives MLEELLTAAAAVGSAGVVYVASAARVVKQYERGVVFRLGRLAGEVRGPGFTMVVPVVDRLHKVNMQIVTLPVPAQEGITRDNVTVRVDAVVYFKVIDAANALVRVEDYRFAVSQMAQTSLRSIIGKSELDDLLSNREKLNQGLELMIDSPAVGWGVQVDRVEIKDVSLPDTMKRSMARQAEADRERRARVINADAELQASKVLAEAAREMSETPAALQLRLLQTVVAVAAEKNSTLVLPFPVELLRFLEKAQEHPVEQ, from the coding sequence ATGCTCGAGGAGCTCCTGACCGCGGCCGCGGCCGTGGGAAGCGCCGGGGTGGTGTACGTCGCCTCGGCCGCGCGGGTCGTCAAGCAGTACGAGCGCGGGGTGGTCTTCCGCCTCGGGCGGCTCGCGGGCGAGGTGCGCGGGCCCGGGTTCACGATGGTGGTGCCGGTCGTGGACCGGCTGCACAAGGTGAACATGCAGATCGTCACCCTGCCGGTGCCCGCCCAGGAGGGCATCACCCGCGACAACGTCACGGTGCGGGTGGACGCCGTCGTCTACTTCAAGGTGATCGACGCGGCCAACGCGCTGGTCCGTGTCGAGGACTACCGCTTCGCCGTCTCCCAGATGGCCCAGACCTCCCTGCGCTCGATCATCGGCAAGAGCGAGCTGGACGACCTGCTGTCCAACCGGGAGAAGCTGAACCAGGGCCTGGAGCTGATGATCGACAGCCCGGCCGTGGGGTGGGGCGTGCAGGTGGACCGGGTGGAGATCAAGGACGTGTCCCTGCCCGACACCATGAAGCGCTCGATGGCCCGGCAGGCCGAGGCCGACCGGGAGCGCCGGGCCCGGGTCATCAACGCCGACGCCGAACTGCAGGCCTCGAAGGTCCTCGCGGAGGCGGCTCGGGAGATGTCCGAGACACCCGCGGCGCTGCAACTGCGCCTCTTGCAGACGGTGGTGGCGGTGGCCGCCGAGAAGAACTCGACCCTCGTGCTTCCCTTCCCGGTGGAGCTGCTGCGGTTCCTGGAGAAGGCTCAGGAGCACCCCGTGGAGCAGTGA